One Nocardioides dongkuii genomic window, CGTCCTCGGCCTCGGTGCCGGGGTCCTCTACGCCAACTTCGTGCTGGACTGGGTACGCCGCGGGTCGGCGAGCCTGGGCCACGCCGTGAGCGAGCTGGCGGCTCCGGGCGAGTCGCAGGCGTGGGTGTACCGAGCCGGCGAGGTCGGCTGCGCCGCGCTGGTCCTGCCCCTGCTGCCGGCGGTGCGCGCCGGTCTCCCGGCCGGTCCGGGGCGCGAGGTCGTCACCGGCGCCACCGCCGTCTTCGCGGTCGGGGCGGCTACCGCCGGTCTGGTCCCCACCCCGTGCGGTCCGGGCGTGGTCCGCGACCAGGTCGACCGCCGCCCGCGCAGCGACCTGCACGACGGCGCCAGCATCGTCTCCGACTCGGCGCTCTACCTCGGTGTGGCCGCTGCCTGGGCGACCACGCGGCACCGCGGACCCCGCTGGTTCCACCGGGCTGCGGGGTGGGTCCTCTGCCTCGGCTCGGGCAGCAGCCTGGTGTACGGCTACGCGCGGCCCTCCGCCGGCCGACGGTGGGTGGCCGGCGTCAGCCAGCGGGTCAACGTCGTCACGATCAGTGCCTGGCTGGGCTGCCTCGGCGTGCTCGCGGCACGCGCGGCGCGCGACCGGGCAGCGCGGCCACCCACATGAGCGGCGAGTCCGAGCGCCGCCTGCGCCGCCACCTGCCCGCGGACGACCGGTGGCCGGACCGGTTCGCGGGCGCGTGGTTCCTCTTCGCCGCCCTGGCCGCGGTGGTGGCGGTGGTGCCGCCCTGGCACCGCTACTTCGAGCAGTCCGCCGACCCCCTCTCGCAGCTGACCATCCCGATCGTCCCCAGCCTGGTCTACGCCGCCCTTCTCCTGGTCACGGCCGTCGCGCTGCGCCGCCGGCTGCTCGCGGCGTGGTGGGTCGTCGTCGTGTGGTGGCTCGGGGTCCCCGAGGTCGGGAGGGTGCTCTCGGTGTCCCGGGGGGAGGACGTGGTCCTGTCCGCCGCAGGCTTGGTGCTCGTCGGGGCGGTGATCGTCCTGGCGGTCGCGGTGCGCCACCAGTTCGTCGCCCGCCGCGCGCCGGGGAGCCTGTGGACGGCGCTGGCGGTCTTCCTCGGCGGCGGCCTGGTGACCGTGCTGGGCGGCGGTGCCCTGGTCAG contains:
- a CDS encoding DUF998 domain-containing protein, which translates into the protein MTRAPWRSPLLPAVLGLGAGVLYANFVLDWVRRGSASLGHAVSELAAPGESQAWVYRAGEVGCAALVLPLLPAVRAGLPAGPGREVVTGATAVFAVGAATAGLVPTPCGPGVVRDQVDRRPRSDLHDGASIVSDSALYLGVAAAWATTRHRGPRWFHRAAGWVLCLGSGSSLVYGYARPSAGRRWVAGVSQRVNVVTISAWLGCLGVLAARAARDRAARPPT